The sequence below is a genomic window from Coffea arabica cultivar ET-39 chromosome 4c, Coffea Arabica ET-39 HiFi, whole genome shotgun sequence.
GCGGATATCATACTGAACACGGCGAAGGAGGCCGCTGCCAGAATAATGGCGTCCGAAAGAAAGGCGCAGCGGTTTCAGCGGGAGCTTCAGATGGCCAAAGAGGAGGCCTTGCGGATGCTCCTGCGCCTCAAGCAGATGATGGATTCTAAGGTTTTTCCTCTGAATATTTTCATCAGCTGCGCCTCAAGCAGATGAtggattctttttctttttttttttcttttggtgctTCGATTTTGTTCGTTTTCTGGATGATTTTTGATTTCTAGATCATTTTGCCAGTGATGATGAAGGGAAAAATACTGTCTTTCCTTCTAGATTGCAAAGATTGATCCATGTACATTCTTTCTGGACCATTCCTTTCAGAATTTAGTTTCATCTCACTCGctgtctctttttctttttaagtgcCTCAGAAATTGAATTTCTTGACTTACTGTCAGTTTCCTTTGATGCTTTCCCGTGGATCATATCAGTTCCCTCCTTGCTGAAGGTGACTAGTTTACTAGGAGGGAAAAATACTGAAATTGGATGTCACTTTGTATAGTATATAGCATGTGATGAGGCTCAAGAAACCAATTCCTTTCATTGGTTCTCCTGGTGTTTAAATGGGAACCTTGAATTTGGATGCCACCTATTATTGTGGAGCTTCTGACCGATTGGGAATTTCAGGTTTAACCCGGCAGCTATTGCCTAGTTAATTTCAAACAAACTTGAAAAGCTTTGAGGCTATATGGTGTTGGATGAAATGGATATGCTgtaatttcttttcttggacattCAAGTGCAGGACATATGTAGATATCCATATAATCAAATCATCAAGTGGGAGTGGTATTCCTACCTAAAAGAGCAGGCTTCTTGTGGGCTAATCAGGGGATCTACCCCACAAAGAAGCATTAATAATTCTCAATTGTGTTGAGAATTCACTATTGGAATGCCTATTCTgcctcaaatttttttttaagaatatcTTTTTACCTTGCATTACAAAATTGAACATTGATATTGGCTTCAGGCAATAGCAACTTTAGTGCTGTTAGTCAAAGTAGAGCCACCATAAAGTTTAGATAAGTTATTACTGATGTGCTTGACTTTTTGGGTCTGATTCTTCTGGATGAAGTTAGTGTAGATTGTTTGACAAGTACATGCTTTTCAttccatattttctttttcctacttGTGGCAAAATCAGCAATAAGATTAGATTGCAAGAGTCACTTTTAAATTCATCTATTTTAATGAAAATGTATACGTTGTTGTCTTTGGTTTTACATTTTAGCCCCCTTTGTAGATTTCTGATGCAGAGTTGACGTCACTGAGTCAACAGAAAAAGATTGATGAACTTGAAGCTCAACTCCAAGAAGCTGAGGATATTGTTAAAGATCTCAGAGAGGAACTGAGAGAAGTGAACACTGAATTGGAGAGGGTCAGAAACAGTAAAGAGAAGCTCCTGGATGATCAGCATGCTGTGGCACAAAAAGGAATATCTGAAGAGAATGAAGCCCACTATTCCCAGTCTAATGCACTCCCTCCCAATCAATCAGATCTCGGACATGTTGCAGCTGCTGAATTGAGAAGCATGCATGAGTTTCAGAAAAATGAGAGTTTTAAATTCTATTCTGGTGTACCTTATGTGGGGAATTTATACCTTGGATGTCCAGATTTGCCCTCTATCATTTTGAGAAGCAAAGAGCCTGAGCTGTACAGAAATGGGTGCACTCAGAGAATACGTGCGTCAGAAGGAAACCTTTCGAATATGCTTTCTGGGAAAGTACATAAAAGGAAAGATGATATCTCTACTCTAGAAGATTTAGGTGGTAAACAAATCTTTTCAGTACCTAACTGTAGCTTAGGAAATTTGAGTAATGTTGAGAAGAAAGTAGAGGCAGATAGCCAACTTGGTAGATGGAACCCCACCCCAATTTTTTGTGTCAAGAAGAAGAGAGCTACTAGATATAGGAAAAGGACGATTACCTCATCCGGAAGTTTTCCTGATCAACTTCGTAGACCTAATCAAGCTCCTGATGTTTCTTGTGCGGCAACTCATCTGATTTCTGTGAGAAGTGATGTTCATTTTGAGGAAAATAAATCCAAGATGGTGTCAAGATTATCTTCAGATGGAGCTGAACCAGGGTTAGAGGAGGATTGTGCTGAAACTTCTGAAAATGATATTGAGCTTGGTAACTCTGCTGCTGTTCATAGACCCGTGAATGAAAATGAAGGTACAGAAAATTTGGTCCTTAAGGATTCTGCCGGGAGTTCGGTGGCTACAGAGGGTGAAACAGATCttcaaaactcaaatattacattgcCGATATATGAGCCAAATGAACCTACTGTAGCGGATAGGGTTGGTAATCAACCTATCCATGAAAGAATAATCAAGTATACATTCCAAAGGAAGCGAAAGAGAGATTCTTTGAGCAAATCCAATGGGgttgtttcttttgaaagtGATACTTCTAAGAGGCGAACTTTGGGGGAAGAAAGTGATCCTGTGGAGCAGGAGAAGTCAAACTTAGTAACAGAATCCTCTCGACATTGTGGGCGCTTAGCACACATTGCTCATCAGGTTGGTTTTTTTTGTTGGCTACAGCATATGCGTATTTGGCATATCTGTAGCAATGCATGATTCAGTTTCTTTTGTTCTCAGACATAAGGCTGCATGGTGTaattttaaagcatctctacTTGACTTGGTGATTCTACATCATTGGTGCTTATCAGCTGGAAATTGTATCTCTTATTTCCatgtttttgatttatttgaaattcAGGCGCACGAGTCCCATTGCGTTAAAGGCAGGGTTTCCTGTATGATTTCTGACAATTTTTTGGAGTGGTATGCAGTCCACTATTAATTTTTCCTTGCAACAACTGACTGTTATCTTAAAAAACTCTTCTCGTAAATCACTTTTGATTACCAATTGTCAATTCATGCATTAATCCTGGTATTTCGGAATTTAGACAACAAACTTTTTCTTAACAATCGCTATTGAGAAGTTTCCTTTATTTTTGTGGCATAAGCATATATTCATTTTTCTGCTTTCCTGACACCAGACCTGCATGGCACTTGCTTTTGCCTTTTTTTGTttgtgttgggggggggggtgttgaaGCAACTGAATTTCCTCCCTTTTCTTCATCTGTTGCCTCTGTTCATTTTGTTGACTGATTGTTGCATTTGAAGATCTGTTTAACCATTTGGGTTGAAAAACTTTTTCTTCTACATGGTGGTTATTAGACAGTTGAGGTGGCTTGGTTTCTTCTATTTACTATCAACTATGTAGTTTGTGGCCAGCTAGAGATCAAAGTTTTCTGACAAGATGTACTCTTATTAGCTTGAAGTGCATTAAAATGTTTGTCCCTAAGAAATGAAAAACGCAATTTGTCATTTTAACCATTTGAACCAGTTAAAGTGCAGATCTTCACGTAATTGTTGGTTCTAGTCCACCTTTAATTCAGTTTGTGTTGGCTTTGATAGAATTAATAAGTGCCTGAACTTTTTAGTTAGTATTATTAACTGAATCACCCCGCCCTATGTTTTCAGGATCTTTTCCTTTCCCTATGGGTTAAGTTGATATCATGAACTTGgggttttaaaaactttaaactATTCATTGAACTTACAAGAACTGAAGTATTGAGATAATTTTATGTTTGAGATTACTATTTTAACTCAAGCACAAGGTATTTGATCCAGTATTCTCAGTGAATTATGGTAATCATGGTTTATTGTTTTCAAAGAACCATGTCTATACTTCTCTTTTGACAGTCTTTATAAATTGTAGCATGTTCTCAATTGTTTTGGCTCTTCCACTCATCAAACTCTATGACCATCCAGGAAACAGACCTATAGGATGATTATTAAGATTTAGGAGAAAATTATTGGCTGCTGTTGGGCAATCTGCCTGCAACTGAATAGCACTGACCTCTTCACTTATAGTAGTACTTCACGGGTGCTGTTTTTAAATTCACTTTTCGGGGATTAATCTTGTTTTCAGAAGTACAAGAAATGTGGAAGTTTGTGCATGAGTTTCCGATTTTAGCCTTTCTAAAGAGTATTTGGCTGGAAACTACTGAAGCAAGTTAAAGTTTGTGGTGCCAGCTCCTTATTATCTCTAAGTGACTAGGCTACCTGTGATTTGCATGTTCCTGAACTTCATTTCCTTTGTTTCAGCATTGTCTTGCATGGATAAACTTTCTTTGTTTAACGGTAGGAATTTCTACCGTACTTGTCCTTGGAACTTTTGAATGGGTTGATGATTATGGGACCTCTGGCATTAGCATTTTATTCTGTGGCTTGAATGGATAAAAGTGGCAATGAGATCTGTAAAACTTTGCCTTTTTGAGCAAGCGACGTacttttggtgtggactaaAAATGGAAGTGTGACGCAAAGAGATGGAGCTAGTGGTACTTACAAGAATGCAATTGTATATCATTGGGCTTTTTGATTCTCTAAAGAGCTTTAGCATTTTGCCTGTGAATAGCACTTCGTGATGATTGTCATTTTTGGTTCGTGGAAATGTTAGAGTAGCATGCCACCACCCGAGTCTTTTAGTCTTCACTTCATCCTTCTGCTATCTATCTTTCTTTGCTGAACCCGCTGCAGCTCTCCTCTTGCTATCTATGTGATGATTGACTTTGTAGCTCTCCTCTTGCTGGCAGCTTATATCTCTGTCGGAGAGCAAATGGTAGCTGTGAAACACTCAGTTCCGTGGTTGATTGGATTTTAAGCTTAAAGACATTGAGCGagagggagaagaagaaacCAGCCGGTATCGTGCAATCTATCAAATTCTCCCTGGTCGGTCTGACATGTGGGCaaatctcttttgatcaagaaacgggttttgaaatttttttttttttttttttgaaaataatttatGGATAACTCGTA
It includes:
- the LOC113741328 gene encoding uncharacterized protein isoform X1, with translation MAADEKLRALKKAYADIILNTAKEAAARIMASERKAQRFQRELQMAKEEALRMLLRLKQMMDSKISDAELTSLSQQKKIDELEAQLQEAEDIVKDLREELREVNTELERVRNSKEKLLDDQHAVAQKGISEENEAHYSQSNALPPNQSDLGHVAAAELRSMHEFQKNESFKFYSGVPYVGNLYLGCPDLPSIILRSKEPELYRNGCTQRIRASEGNLSNMLSGKVHKRKDDISTLEDLGGKQIFSVPNCSLGNLSNVEKKVEADSQLGRWNPTPIFCVKKKRATRYRKRTITSSGSFPDQLRRPNQAPDVSCAATHLISVRSDVHFEENKSKMVSRLSSDGAEPGLEEDCAETSENDIELGNSAAVHRPVNENEGTENLVLKDSAGSSVATEGETDLQNSNITLPIYEPNEPTVADRVGNQPIHERIIKYTFQRKRKRDSLSKSNGVVSFESDTSKRRTLGEESDPVEQEKSNLVTESSRHCGRLAHIAHQAHESHCVKGRVSCMISDNFLEWYAVHY
- the LOC113741328 gene encoding uncharacterized protein isoform X2, with product MAADEKLRALKKAYADIILNTAKEAAARIMASERKAQRFQRELQMAKEEALRMLLRLKQMMDSKISDAELTSLSQQKKIDELEAQLQEAEDIVKDLREELREVNTELERVRNSKEKLLDDQHAVAQKGISEENEAHYSQSNALPPNQSDLGHVAAAELRSMHEFQKNESFKFYSGVPYVGNLYLGCPDLPSIILRSKEPELYRNGCTQRIRASEGNLSNMLSGKVHKRKDDISTLEDLGGKQIFSVPNCSLGNLSNVEKKVEADSQLGRWNPTPIFCVKKKRATRYRKRTITSSGSFPDQLRRPNQAPDVSCAATHLISVRSDVHFEENKSKMVSRLSSDGAEPGLEEDCAETSENDIELGNSAAVHRPVNENEGTENLVLKDSAGSSVATEGETDLQNSNITLPIYEPNEPTVADRVGNQPIHERIIKYTFQRKRKRDSLSKSNGVVSFESDTSKRRTLGEESDPVEQEKSNLVTESSRHCGRLAHIAHQLISLSESKW